The Henckelia pumila isolate YLH828 chromosome 2, ASM3356847v2, whole genome shotgun sequence genome includes a window with the following:
- the LOC140882761 gene encoding psbP domain-containing protein 7, chloroplastic-like: MRGAYFTQFIYPESWLGDQTVAYRAAEKAERFMDAPPLGGVGRRPRSVNEPVVAFGPPGSSGELNVSVIVAPVPLDFSIEAFGGAEEVGEAIVATITGRSRGSEVKGTLIASSLRQDSVEGVKFYELEFEVESPTFHRHNVAVCCVRRGRLFTLNAQSPESVWPEFKSQLYTIAESFSLV; the protein is encoded by the exons TCAGACAGTAGCATATCGAGCGGCGGAGAAGGCAGAAAGATTCATGGATGCACCGCCTCTAGGCGGGGTTGGGCGGCGGCCACGTTCCGTAAATGAGCCGGTGGTGGCGTTTGGACCACCTGGATCCTCAGGAGAGCTCAACGTCAGTGTTATTGTTGCACCGGTTCCACTAGACTTCTC GATCGAAGCATTTGGAGGGGCGGAGGAGGTGGGAGAAGCGATAGTGGCGACGATTACAGGGCGGAGCAGAGGAAGTGAGGTGAAGGGTACTTTGATAGCTTCGAGTTTGAGACAAGATTCAGTGGAAGGAGTGAAGTTTTATGAGCTGGAATTTGAGGTCGAGAGTCCAACATTTCATCGCCACAACGTTGCTGTGTGCTGTGTCCGACGGGGGAGGTTGTTCACTTTGAATGCACAGTCGCCAGAATCCGTTTGGCCCGAGTTTAAATCACAACTTTATACAATTGCTGAATCTTTCAGTTTAGTCTGA
- the LOC140880694 gene encoding probable thiol methyltransferase 2 isoform X1, whose protein sequence is MRTYLIHRCIPILIGTRTLLPRYRRVGWSKMNQKSTQKSHTTATSNVGKMQQIVNSDSGNGWDRCWEEGLTPWDLGEPTPVLLHLHNTGALPKGRALVPGCGSKLSNMEQGYDVLAIACADRYVVGIDISDNAITKATELSSESPNAEHFTFLKADFFTWHPAELFDLIFDYTFFCAIEPDMRSAWARKVHDLLKPDGELITLMYPIEDREGGPPYKVSVTDYEDVLHPAGFRATSIFENELAIAPRKGREKVGRWRKSASQSCL, encoded by the exons ATGCGAACATATTTGATCCACCGCTGCATCCCAATTTTAATTGGAACCCGAACTCTCTTACCTCGTTATCGTCGAGTAGGCTGGAGTAAAATGAACCAAAAATCAACGCAAAAATCTCACACCACAGCTACTTCAAATGTTGGCAAAATGCAGCAGATTGTTAACTCTGATTCCGGCA ATGGTTGGGATAGATGCTGGGAAGAAGGATTGACGCCTTGGGATTTGGGGGAGCCCACGCCAGTGCTGTTGCATCTTCACAACACGGGGGCTCTTCCCAAAGGCAGAGCTCTTGTTCCTGGCTGCGGTAGT AAACTTTCAAATATGGAGCAGGGATATGACGTACTAGCAATTGCATGCGCTGATCGATATGTTGTAGGCATAGACATTTCAGACAATGCCATCACCAAAGCCACAGAG TTGTCTTCCGAATCACCAAATGCAGAGCATTTTACTTTCTTAAAGGCAGACTTCTTCACTTGGCATCCAGCTGAGTTGTTTGATCTCATATTTGATTACAC GTTTTTCTGTGCAATTGAACCGGATATGAGATCCGCTTGGGCTAGGAAAGTTCACGATCTTCTAAAACCTGATGGAGAGCTCATAACACTTATGTATCCG ATTGAAGACCGTGAGGGTGGGCCCCCATATAAAGTATCAGTCACCGA TTATGAGGATGTCTTGCACCCTGCTGGTTTCAGAGCAACCTCTATCTTCGAAAACGAGTTGGCTATTGCACCTCGAAAG GGAAGAGAGAAGGTAGGGAGATGGAGAAAATCAGCCTCACAATCGTGTTTATAA
- the LOC140880694 gene encoding probable thiol methyltransferase 2 isoform X2 translates to MRTYLIHRCIPILIGTRTLLPRYRRVGWSKMNQKSTQKSHTTATSNVGKMQQIVNSDSGNGWDRCWEEGLTPWDLGEPTPVLLHLHNTGALPKGRALVPGCGSGYDVLAIACADRYVVGIDISDNAITKATELSSESPNAEHFTFLKADFFTWHPAELFDLIFDYTFFCAIEPDMRSAWARKVHDLLKPDGELITLMYPIEDREGGPPYKVSVTDYEDVLHPAGFRATSIFENELAIAPRKGREKVGRWRKSASQSCL, encoded by the exons ATGCGAACATATTTGATCCACCGCTGCATCCCAATTTTAATTGGAACCCGAACTCTCTTACCTCGTTATCGTCGAGTAGGCTGGAGTAAAATGAACCAAAAATCAACGCAAAAATCTCACACCACAGCTACTTCAAATGTTGGCAAAATGCAGCAGATTGTTAACTCTGATTCCGGCA ATGGTTGGGATAGATGCTGGGAAGAAGGATTGACGCCTTGGGATTTGGGGGAGCCCACGCCAGTGCTGTTGCATCTTCACAACACGGGGGCTCTTCCCAAAGGCAGAGCTCTTGTTCCTGGCTGCGGTAGT GGATATGACGTACTAGCAATTGCATGCGCTGATCGATATGTTGTAGGCATAGACATTTCAGACAATGCCATCACCAAAGCCACAGAG TTGTCTTCCGAATCACCAAATGCAGAGCATTTTACTTTCTTAAAGGCAGACTTCTTCACTTGGCATCCAGCTGAGTTGTTTGATCTCATATTTGATTACAC GTTTTTCTGTGCAATTGAACCGGATATGAGATCCGCTTGGGCTAGGAAAGTTCACGATCTTCTAAAACCTGATGGAGAGCTCATAACACTTATGTATCCG ATTGAAGACCGTGAGGGTGGGCCCCCATATAAAGTATCAGTCACCGA TTATGAGGATGTCTTGCACCCTGCTGGTTTCAGAGCAACCTCTATCTTCGAAAACGAGTTGGCTATTGCACCTCGAAAG GGAAGAGAGAAGGTAGGGAGATGGAGAAAATCAGCCTCACAATCGTGTTTATAA